The Pocillopora verrucosa isolate sample1 chromosome 2, ASM3666991v2, whole genome shotgun sequence genome has a segment encoding these proteins:
- the LOC131786604 gene encoding melanopsin-like: protein MEGKNTSNIQELEYDPLGRTPLQVGIEVTIAVLICIACIVGNSLVVVTINRNPRLNSITNMLVENLAWTDIIMATLHLPFWIASMRSGQWLFGHLACKFVGFSELVFGTASLQTMAGIAVNRYFSIVKRNFFVKYFSDRKTTYVIIIATWVFPVLVCSPPLYGWGTIEFSGKFTDCTMGWYVKDVSYITFLLTVAIFITMSVIIYCYFTIFRFVRQSSRQVQTYNRLRDKFYHQKEATTEKEKKIIKVFVAVVCVYTLCWTPVCVVGFCEVFGHAAPRFVYIIVYYMMFSSSFCNPIIYGAFNPQFRMAFKRTHASLHISVGKPSRRSNSARGEPSGNDLIWARGITNLDTVLPKIQQTVEIETRL from the coding sequence ATGGAAGGGAAGAACACTAGCAATATCCAAGAATTGGAGTACGATCCTCTTGGGCGAACACCATTGCAAGTTGGCATCGAAGTTACTATTGCAGTTTTAATATGTATCGCCTGCATCGTCGGCAACTCCTTAGTTGTGGTCACCATTAATAGAAATCCTCGTCTCAACTCCATCACTAACATGTTGGTTGAGAACCTTGCGTGGACGGACATCATCATGGCAACGCTGCACCTGCCATTTTGGATAGCAAGCATGCGCAGTGGTCAGTGGTTATTTGGTCACTTGGCTTGCAAGTTTGTTGGCTTTTCTGAGCTAGTCTTTGGCACAGCTTCGCTACAAACAATGGCAGGAATTGCAGTTAATCGATATTTCAGCATcgtgaaaagaaatttttttgtaaaatatttttcagacCGTAAAACAACGTATGTGATTATTATTGCCACATGGGTTTTTCCCGTCCTTGTATGCAGTCCGCCTCTGTATGGCTGGGGAACTATAGAGTTTAGTGGCAAGTTCACTGATTGCACCATGGGATGGTACGTGAAGGATGTCTCCTACATTACATTTTTACTAACGGTTGCAATTTTTATAACAATGAGCGTCATAATCTACTGCTATTTCACCATATTCAGATTTGTAAGACAAAGCTCCCGCCAGGTTCAAACTTATAATAGGTTAAGAGATAAATTCTATCATCAGAAGGAAGCAACgacggaaaaagaaaagaagataaTCAAAGTTTTCGTGGCTGTAGTTTGTGTGTACACTTTGTGCTGGACACCAGTTTGTGTTGTCGGTTTTTGCGAAGTGTTCGGCCACGCAGCCCCCCGTTTTGTTTACATCATTGTTTATTACATGATGTTTTCAAGCAGTTTTTGTAATCCGATAATCTACGGCGCGTTCAATCCACAGTTTAGGATGGCTTTCAAACGAACACATGCTTCCTTGCATATATCAGTGGGTAAACCATCAAGAAGGTCAAATTCAGCCCGCGGGGAGCCTAGTGGGAATGATCTGATCTGGGCGAGAGGAATAACAAATCTTGACACTGTTCTTCCCAAAATACAGCAAACCGTCGAAATCGAAACCAGACTTTAA